The Benincasa hispida cultivar B227 chromosome 9, ASM972705v1, whole genome shotgun sequence genome has a segment encoding these proteins:
- the LOC120085902 gene encoding uncharacterized protein LOC120085902 isoform X3 — protein sequence MVIVIWSNRPTYTFKDFVFLYVVSWRRTQLELFCDKYHASVRVLGMQVLPLCAAIDESPWFLWISLECWSYVRISLFCLEGVEAAIQQRRKSLSGILDVFWIKRTFG from the exons ATGGTTATAGTGATTTGGTCTAATAGACCTACATACACTTTCAAAG ATTTTGTTTTCTTATATGTGGTGAGCTGGAGAAGGACTCAGCTGGAGTTGTTTTGTGATAAG tatcACGCGTCTGTTCGGGTTTTGGGCATGCAAGTTCTGCCACTGTGCGCTGCCATCGACGAATCTCCGTGGTTCCTATGGATTTCGTTAGAATGTTGGAGTTATGTAAGGATTAGTTTATTTTG TTTGGAAGGTGTCGAAGCTGCTATTCAGCAGAG GAGGAAGTCTTTGAGTGGAATCTTGGATGTTTTTTGGATCAAACGCACATTTGG GTAG
- the LOC120085902 gene encoding uncharacterized protein LOC120085902 isoform X1, which produces MVIVIWSNRPTYTFKDFVFLYVVSWRRTQLELFCDKYHASVRVLGMQVLPLCAAIDESPWFLWISLECWSYFGRCRSCYSAEEEVFEWNLGCFLDQTHIWVSGLMTLEAKCDLKLCSLGETNYGLCLH; this is translated from the exons ATGGTTATAGTGATTTGGTCTAATAGACCTACATACACTTTCAAAG ATTTTGTTTTCTTATATGTGGTGAGCTGGAGAAGGACTCAGCTGGAGTTGTTTTGTGATAAG tatcACGCGTCTGTTCGGGTTTTGGGCATGCAAGTTCTGCCACTGTGCGCTGCCATCGACGAATCTCCGTGGTTCCTATGGATTTCGTTAGAATGTTGGAGTTAT TTTGGAAGGTGTCGAAGCTGCTATTCAGCAGAG GAGGAAGTCTTTGAGTGGAATCTTGGATGTTTTTTGGATCAAACGCACATTTGGGTAAGTGGTTTAATGACACTTGAGGCAAAGTGTGATTTGAAATTATGCTCTTTGGGTGAAACTAATTATGGTTTATGTTTACACTAG
- the LOC120085902 gene encoding uncharacterized protein LOC120085902 isoform X2 has protein sequence MVIVIWSNRPTYTFKDFVFLYVVSWRRTQLELFCDKYHASVRVLGMQVLPLCAAIDESPWFLWISLECWSYFGRCRSCYSAEEEVFEWNLGCFLDQTHIWVARFNTSLWTLVILPFYNYEHNLVLLN, from the exons ATGGTTATAGTGATTTGGTCTAATAGACCTACATACACTTTCAAAG ATTTTGTTTTCTTATATGTGGTGAGCTGGAGAAGGACTCAGCTGGAGTTGTTTTGTGATAAG tatcACGCGTCTGTTCGGGTTTTGGGCATGCAAGTTCTGCCACTGTGCGCTGCCATCGACGAATCTCCGTGGTTCCTATGGATTTCGTTAGAATGTTGGAGTTAT TTTGGAAGGTGTCGAAGCTGCTATTCAGCAGAG GAGGAAGTCTTTGAGTGGAATCTTGGATGTTTTTTGGATCAAACGCACATTTGG GTAGCTAGGTTTAACACTTCCTTGTGGACGTTGGTCATTCTgcctttttataattatgagcACAATCTTGTTCTTTTGAATTAG